One Micromonospora sp. WMMD812 genomic window carries:
- the glgX gene encoding glycogen debranching protein GlgX has protein sequence MQVWPGERYPLGATYDGMGTNFAIFSEVAEKIELCLFDEWDTGIERRVELREVDAYVWHAYLPGVEPGQRYGYRVHGPYDPANGLRCNPHKLLLDPYAKAVDGDVTWDPAVYDYDLGDPERMSEADSAPFMPKSVVVNPYFDWGNDKPPRTPYHHSVIYEAHVRGLTMRHPGIPEELRGTYAGIAAPPMIEHLTRLGVTAIELMPVHQFVHDHRLADLGLRNYWGYNTIGFFAPHHGYSALGRLGQQVQEFRGMVKALHAAGIEVILDVVYNHTAEGNHLGPTLSFKGVDAPSYYRLSEEDRRYFVDYTGTGNSLNVRSPHSLQLIMDSLRYWVQEMHVDGFRFDLAATLAREFYEVDRLSTFFEVVQQDPVVSQVKLIAEPWDVGPGGYQVGNFPPVWTEWNGKYRDTVRDFWRGEPATLAEFASRISGSADLYQDDGRRPFHSINFVTCHDGFTLNDLVSYNDKHNEANGEENRDGESHNRSWNCGVEGETDDEAVLALRARQRRNFLATLVLSQGVPMIGHGDELGRTQHGNNNAYCQDSELSWVDWENADEQLLEFVRSLVAFRRRHQVFRRRRFFTGLPVGGREVDAPLPDLAWYTPDGREMTGEDWGNDFGRSVALFVNGEGIRERGQYGQRHHDSSFLLFFNAHDAPLDFTLPGGEFGQKWERVISTAEPGPDEVTAISAGGTVRVPDRSLVVLERTV, from the coding sequence ATGCAGGTCTGGCCGGGCGAGCGCTACCCCCTCGGCGCCACGTACGACGGGATGGGCACCAACTTCGCGATCTTCTCGGAGGTGGCCGAGAAGATCGAACTCTGCCTCTTCGACGAGTGGGACACCGGGATCGAGCGCCGCGTCGAGCTGCGCGAGGTGGACGCCTACGTGTGGCACGCGTACCTCCCGGGGGTCGAGCCGGGCCAGCGCTACGGCTACCGGGTGCACGGCCCGTACGACCCGGCGAACGGGCTGCGGTGCAACCCGCACAAGCTGCTGCTCGACCCGTACGCCAAGGCGGTCGACGGCGATGTGACCTGGGACCCGGCGGTCTACGACTACGACCTCGGCGACCCGGAGCGCATGTCGGAGGCCGACTCGGCCCCGTTCATGCCGAAGTCCGTGGTGGTCAACCCGTACTTCGACTGGGGCAACGACAAGCCGCCCCGCACCCCCTACCACCACTCGGTGATCTACGAGGCGCACGTGCGTGGCCTGACCATGCGCCACCCGGGCATCCCCGAGGAGCTGCGCGGCACGTACGCGGGTATCGCCGCGCCACCGATGATCGAGCACCTGACGCGGCTCGGGGTGACCGCCATCGAACTGATGCCGGTGCACCAGTTCGTGCACGACCACCGGCTCGCCGACCTGGGTCTACGCAACTACTGGGGCTACAACACCATCGGCTTCTTCGCCCCGCACCACGGCTACTCCGCGCTGGGGCGGCTCGGCCAGCAGGTGCAGGAGTTCCGGGGCATGGTCAAGGCGCTGCACGCCGCCGGCATCGAGGTCATCCTCGACGTGGTCTACAACCACACCGCCGAGGGCAACCACCTCGGGCCGACGCTGAGCTTCAAGGGCGTGGACGCTCCCAGCTACTACCGGCTCAGCGAGGAGGACCGCCGCTACTTCGTCGACTACACCGGCACCGGCAACAGCCTCAACGTCCGCAGCCCGCACTCACTTCAGCTGATCATGGATTCGCTGCGCTACTGGGTGCAGGAGATGCACGTCGACGGCTTCCGCTTCGACCTGGCCGCCACCCTGGCCCGGGAGTTCTACGAGGTCGACCGGCTCTCCACGTTCTTCGAGGTGGTGCAGCAGGACCCGGTGGTCAGCCAGGTCAAACTGATCGCCGAGCCGTGGGACGTCGGCCCGGGTGGCTACCAGGTGGGCAACTTCCCGCCGGTGTGGACGGAGTGGAACGGCAAGTACCGGGACACCGTCCGGGACTTCTGGCGCGGCGAGCCGGCCACCCTCGCCGAGTTCGCGTCTCGGATCTCCGGCTCCGCCGACCTCTACCAGGACGACGGACGCCGTCCGTTCCACAGCATCAACTTCGTCACCTGCCACGACGGGTTCACGCTCAACGACCTGGTGTCCTACAACGACAAGCACAACGAGGCCAACGGCGAGGAGAACCGCGACGGCGAGAGCCACAACCGGTCCTGGAACTGCGGCGTCGAGGGCGAGACCGACGACGAGGCGGTGCTCGCGCTGCGCGCCCGGCAGCGGCGCAACTTCCTGGCCACACTGGTGCTCTCCCAGGGCGTGCCGATGATCGGCCACGGCGACGAGCTGGGCCGCACCCAGCATGGCAACAACAACGCGTACTGCCAGGACAGCGAGCTGTCCTGGGTCGACTGGGAGAACGCCGACGAGCAGCTGCTGGAGTTCGTCCGCTCGCTGGTGGCGTTCCGCCGCCGGCACCAGGTGTTCCGCCGCCGCCGGTTCTTCACCGGCCTGCCGGTCGGCGGGCGGGAGGTCGACGCCCCGCTGCCCGACCTCGCCTGGTACACGCCGGACGGCCGGGAGATGACCGGCGAGGACTGGGGCAACGACTTCGGCCGCTCGGTGGCGCTCTTCGTCAACGGCGAGGGCATCCGCGAGCGCGGCCAGTACGGCCAGCGCCACCACGACAGCTCGTTCCTGCTCTTCTTCAACGCGCACGACGCGCCGCTGGACTTCACCCTGCCCGGCGGCGAGTTCGGCCAGAAGTGGGAACGGGTGATCAGCACCGCCGAGCCCGGGCCCGACGAGGTCACGGCGATCAGCGCGGGCGGCACCGTCCGGGTGCCGGACCGCTCCCTGGTGGTCCTGGAGAGGACGGTCTGA
- a CDS encoding glycosyltransferase family 4 protein, producing MTTLRVGEQLATAPDRTCRPTLTRTLIAQPAGAAAPPPKRRILMLSWEYPPVLVGGLGRHVHALSVALATAGHEVTVVTRHADGAPLEEYADGVRIIRAAEDPVTFPLATNSLLAWTMAFNHTLTRAALRATETADYDVIHAHDWLVAHTAMTLREHLDLPLVTTIHATEAGRHQGWLPEEMNRTIHGVEHWLSSESGRVIVCSGYMRDEVTGLFGVPAGRVDVVPNGVEPHRWQASHGAVAAARARFAADGPLVTFAGRLVYEKGVQHLLAGLPRLRDRHPGLRVVIAGDGPYRGELEADVRRLGLDGAVSMPGFLGGAELPAVMAASDCFAVPSIYEPFGMVALEGAAAGAPLAVAATGGLAEIVEPGVTGMTFRPQDPDGLTEAVHALLSDRERARTLARRARTMVHEQYGWSAIAQRTAASYATAIAQNPAFHTERAEQRMAAGRALPPVAAGNLLAAAGLR from the coding sequence GTGACCACCCTGCGGGTCGGCGAGCAGCTCGCCACCGCCCCGGACCGCACCTGCCGCCCCACCCTCACCCGCACACTCATCGCCCAGCCCGCCGGCGCCGCCGCTCCCCCGCCGAAGCGGCGGATCCTGATGCTCTCGTGGGAGTACCCGCCGGTGCTCGTCGGCGGCCTCGGGCGCCACGTCCACGCCCTGTCGGTCGCCCTGGCAACCGCCGGCCACGAGGTCACCGTGGTCACCCGCCACGCCGACGGCGCACCCCTCGAGGAGTACGCCGACGGCGTCCGCATCATCCGCGCCGCCGAAGACCCCGTCACCTTCCCCCTGGCCACCAACAGCCTCCTGGCCTGGACCATGGCCTTCAACCACACCCTCACCCGCGCCGCCCTCCGCGCCACCGAAACCGCCGACTACGACGTCATCCACGCCCACGACTGGCTCGTCGCCCACACCGCGATGACCCTGCGCGAGCACCTCGACCTGCCCCTGGTCACCACCATCCACGCCACCGAAGCCGGCCGACACCAGGGCTGGCTGCCCGAGGAGATGAACCGCACCATCCACGGCGTCGAACACTGGCTCAGCAGCGAGTCGGGCCGGGTGATCGTCTGCTCCGGGTACATGCGCGACGAGGTGACCGGGCTGTTCGGGGTCCCGGCCGGGCGGGTCGACGTCGTGCCCAACGGGGTCGAGCCGCACCGCTGGCAGGCGTCGCACGGCGCGGTGGCGGCCGCCCGGGCCCGGTTCGCCGCGGACGGGCCGCTGGTCACCTTCGCCGGCCGGCTGGTCTACGAGAAGGGCGTGCAGCACCTCCTCGCCGGCCTGCCCCGGCTGCGGGACCGGCACCCGGGCCTGCGCGTGGTGATCGCCGGCGACGGCCCCTACCGGGGCGAACTGGAGGCCGACGTGCGCCGCCTCGGCCTGGACGGCGCGGTCAGCATGCCGGGCTTCCTCGGCGGGGCCGAACTGCCCGCGGTGATGGCCGCGTCGGACTGCTTCGCGGTGCCGAGCATCTACGAGCCGTTCGGCATGGTGGCCCTCGAGGGCGCTGCGGCGGGCGCGCCGCTCGCGGTCGCGGCGACCGGCGGACTCGCCGAGATCGTCGAGCCGGGGGTGACCGGGATGACGTTCCGGCCGCAGGATCCGGACGGGCTGACCGAGGCGGTGCACGCGCTGCTGTCGGACCGGGAGCGGGCCCGGACGCTGGCCCGCCGCGCCCGGACGATGGTGCACGAGCAGTACGGCTGGTCGGCGATCGCCCAGCGCACCGCGGCCAGCTACGCCACGGCCATCGCGCAGAACCCCGCGTTCCACACCGAGCGGGCCGAGCAGCGCATGGCGGCGGGCCGGGCGCTGCCGCCGGTCGCCGCCGGCAACCTGCTCGCCGCCGCGGGCCTGCGCTGA
- a CDS encoding citrate synthase, with protein sequence MTEVKLDHPGGQLSMPVHPAVEGPAGIGVSKLLKETGMTTYDPGFVNTAAASSAITYIDGDAGILRYRGYPIEQLAEKSSFLEVSYLLIYGELPSEQQLTEFTEWIRRHSLLHEEMRRFFDGFPRDAHPMAVLSSAVSAISTFYQDSLDPFDSEHVEISTVRLMAKVPTIASYAYKKSIGQPLLYPDNSLGYVENFLRMTFGVPAEPYEVDPVVAKVLDMLFVLHADHEQNCSTSTVRLVGSSNANLFASVSAGVNALFGPLHGGANQAVLEMLQRIQADGGDVRTFVQKVKDKQDGVKLMGFGHRVYKNYDPRAAIVKKAAQDVLVRMAKPDPLLDIAMELEEIALADDFFVSRRLYPNVDFYTGLIYKAMGFPTKMFTVLFALGRLPGWIAQWREMINDPETKIGRPRQVYTGAPERDYVPFAER encoded by the coding sequence ATGACGGAAGTCAAGCTCGATCACCCCGGTGGGCAGCTGTCGATGCCGGTGCATCCCGCAGTCGAAGGCCCCGCCGGCATCGGGGTGAGCAAGCTGCTGAAGGAAACCGGGATGACGACGTACGACCCCGGTTTCGTCAACACCGCGGCGGCGTCGTCCGCGATCACCTACATCGACGGCGACGCGGGGATCCTGCGTTACCGCGGGTACCCGATCGAGCAGCTGGCCGAGAAGTCCTCCTTCCTGGAGGTCTCCTACCTGCTCATCTACGGCGAGCTCCCCAGCGAGCAGCAGCTCACCGAGTTCACCGAGTGGATCCGCCGGCACTCGCTGCTGCACGAGGAGATGCGCCGGTTCTTCGACGGCTTCCCCCGCGACGCCCACCCGATGGCGGTGCTCTCCTCCGCCGTCAGCGCCATCTCGACCTTCTACCAGGACAGCCTGGACCCGTTCGACTCCGAGCACGTGGAGATCTCGACGGTCCGGCTGATGGCGAAGGTCCCGACCATCGCCTCCTACGCCTACAAGAAGTCGATCGGGCAGCCGCTGCTGTACCCGGACAACTCGCTGGGCTACGTGGAGAACTTCCTCCGGATGACCTTCGGCGTGCCGGCCGAGCCGTACGAGGTCGACCCGGTGGTCGCCAAGGTGCTGGACATGCTCTTCGTCCTGCACGCCGACCACGAGCAGAACTGCTCCACCTCGACCGTCCGCCTGGTCGGTTCCAGCAACGCCAACCTGTTCGCCTCGGTCTCGGCCGGCGTGAACGCGCTCTTCGGCCCGCTGCACGGCGGCGCCAACCAGGCCGTGCTGGAGATGCTGCAGCGGATCCAGGCCGACGGCGGCGACGTCCGCACCTTCGTGCAGAAGGTCAAGGACAAGCAGGACGGCGTGAAGCTGATGGGCTTCGGCCACCGGGTCTACAAGAACTACGACCCGCGCGCCGCCATCGTGAAGAAGGCCGCCCAGGACGTGCTCGTCCGGATGGCCAAGCCGGACCCGCTGCTGGACATCGCGATGGAGCTGGAGGAGATCGCGCTCGCCGACGACTTCTTCGTCTCCCGCCGGCTCTACCCGAACGTGGACTTCTACACCGGCCTCATCTACAAGGCCATGGGCTTCCCGACCAAGATGTTCACCGTTCTCTTCGCCCTGGGCCGGCTCCCCGGCTGGATCGCCCAGTGGCGCGAGATGATCAACGACCCGGAGACCAAGATCGGCCGTCCGCGGCAGGTCTACACCGGCGCCCCCGAGCGGGACTACGTCCCCTTCGCGGAGCGCTGA
- a CDS encoding sulfatase-like hydrolase/transferase, which produces MAGARAELGRLLEIVALVGLVVTQPVLDVLGRSPDFFLFHRAGREDILILVALVAVVPTVPPALLGALSRLAGRAARSVTHTLLVALLVAALAVQVGRHGTPLRGVPLLVVAALVGAAGAAAHRRWRAPRRVLRVAAVGPLVFVGLFLVVSPTSVLVLPRAADGATGTAATAVHPPVVMLILDELPLVSLLGPDGRIDAARFPHFAELAAGSTWYRNATGVSGWTPYALPAMLTGRYPARGVAPHYSQYPDNLFTAFGGLYDIRAEESITRLCPPSRCEQPVTPEQGLGVLVRETRKLLGQVTAPRDSQIDPEDSYREQTRAEAGLDAAEPVPDDPKFRWDSLDDNQPVRFTSFLAGLKPEPRPTLHFLHLLMPHSPWAFLPSGARYDAPDDLPNDGSGWVELARQRHLAQLGYTDRLIGETLRTLRATGLYDQATVVVTADHGVSFKPGFQGRGLDAINAAPGEVAWVPMFVKEPGQRAGRVDDRNWEHVDLLPTVADEAGIRLPWRVDGRSARSAPRPAGQKHFYDRPAEPITIPDGVPAPPPLPAPHPLVGTVVGQRPGGGSARVADLAAFHATDPDTGTLPALVWGTVPDQVPDGTLLAVAVNGRVGAVVPVVPPDAGGRRFAALLADDRLFHAGQNQLDVYEIAGDGGLRHLALS; this is translated from the coding sequence CTGGCCGGCGCACGGGCCGAACTCGGCCGGCTGCTGGAGATCGTGGCGTTGGTCGGGCTGGTCGTCACCCAGCCGGTGCTGGACGTCCTCGGCCGCAGCCCCGACTTCTTCCTGTTCCACCGCGCCGGACGGGAGGACATCCTGATCCTGGTGGCCCTGGTCGCGGTGGTCCCCACCGTGCCGCCGGCGCTGCTCGGCGCGCTCAGCCGGCTGGCCGGCCGGGCCGCCCGGTCGGTCACGCACACGCTGCTGGTCGCGCTGCTGGTCGCCGCGCTGGCCGTCCAGGTCGGGCGGCACGGTACGCCGCTGCGGGGCGTACCGCTGCTGGTGGTCGCGGCGCTGGTCGGCGCGGCCGGCGCGGCCGCCCACCGCAGGTGGCGGGCGCCCCGGCGGGTGCTGCGGGTGGCCGCCGTGGGTCCGCTGGTGTTCGTCGGGCTGTTCCTGGTCGTCTCACCCACCTCGGTGCTGGTGCTGCCGCGCGCGGCCGACGGCGCGACCGGCACCGCGGCGACCGCGGTCCACCCGCCGGTGGTGATGCTGATCCTCGACGAGTTGCCGCTGGTCTCGCTGCTCGGCCCGGACGGCCGGATCGACGCCGCCCGGTTCCCGCACTTCGCCGAGCTGGCCGCCGGATCGACCTGGTACCGCAACGCGACCGGGGTCAGCGGCTGGACCCCGTACGCGCTGCCGGCCATGCTCACCGGCCGGTACCCGGCGCGCGGCGTCGCGCCGCACTACTCCCAGTACCCGGACAACCTCTTCACCGCCTTCGGCGGCCTGTACGACATCCGCGCCGAGGAGAGCATCACCCGGCTCTGCCCGCCCAGCCGCTGCGAGCAGCCGGTCACCCCCGAGCAGGGGCTCGGCGTGCTGGTCCGGGAGACCAGGAAGTTGCTGGGCCAGGTCACCGCACCGCGGGACAGTCAGATCGACCCGGAGGACTCCTACCGGGAGCAGACCCGGGCGGAGGCCGGTCTGGACGCCGCCGAGCCGGTGCCGGACGACCCGAAGTTCCGCTGGGACAGCCTGGACGACAACCAGCCTGTCCGGTTCACCAGCTTCCTGGCCGGGCTGAAGCCCGAACCCCGTCCCACGCTGCACTTCCTGCACCTGCTGATGCCGCACTCCCCGTGGGCGTTCCTGCCCTCCGGAGCGCGCTACGACGCCCCGGACGACCTGCCGAACGACGGCAGCGGCTGGGTGGAGCTGGCCCGGCAGCGGCACCTGGCCCAGCTCGGCTACACCGACCGGCTGATCGGCGAGACGCTGCGCACCCTGCGCGCCACGGGCCTCTACGACCAGGCGACGGTGGTGGTGACCGCCGACCACGGGGTCAGCTTCAAGCCGGGCTTCCAGGGGCGCGGCCTGGACGCCATCAACGCGGCTCCGGGCGAGGTGGCCTGGGTGCCGATGTTCGTCAAGGAGCCCGGCCAGCGGGCCGGTCGGGTCGACGACCGGAACTGGGAGCACGTGGACCTGCTACCGACCGTGGCCGACGAGGCCGGCATCCGGCTGCCGTGGCGGGTGGACGGCCGGTCCGCGCGGTCGGCCCCCCGCCCGGCGGGGCAGAAGCACTTCTACGACCGGCCGGCGGAGCCGATCACCATTCCGGACGGGGTGCCGGCGCCACCACCGCTGCCGGCCCCGCACCCGCTGGTCGGCACCGTGGTGGGGCAGCGCCCGGGCGGCGGGTCGGCCCGGGTCGCCGACCTGGCCGCGTTCCACGCCACCGACCCCGACACCGGCACGCTGCCGGCACTGGTCTGGGGTACCGTCCCGGACCAGGTGCCCGACGGGACGCTGCTGGCGGTAGCCGTGAACGGCCGGGTCGGAGCGGTGGTGCCGGTGGTGCCGCCGGACGCGGGGGGTCGCCGGTTCGCCGCGCTGCTCGCCGACGACCGGCTCTTCCATGCCGGCCAGAACCAGCTCGACGTCTACGAGATCGCAGGTGACGGCGGGCTGCGCCACCTCGCGCTCTCCTGA
- a CDS encoding class I SAM-dependent methyltransferase codes for MAISPTGVRPEPGSFRDPANRVFHLGDDVLRGLDAQAAEQWRALAGTDFFPALLAEGKVCGTEALDPARVPDGLPWAAVLRHERIPFVSHPYEWSFGMLRDAALLHLEILRAALPAGFTTKDGSAYNLQWRGSEPVFIDVGSFEPVRDGEPWAGYRQFCQTLLYPLLLTAHLGVDFQPWLRARVDGIEADQLRPLFRGVRRLLPGVPTHVHLHGAMQSRHAAATTTDVRAQLRAAGYSRELALATVRGIEKLVRRLDRAPAASHWADYQRTCGYSAQDRAGKERFVTAALTAGTRPRLVLDLGANDGRYARLAARHADHVVAVEQDPAVVDTLYRALRAEGERRVLPLVMDLADPSPGGGWRGVERASFADRAAADVVLALAVVHHLAIGRNVPLPEVVAWLAGLGAPGARVVVEFVHPDDPMARRLLANKPDGLFPDYRREEFERLLAARCRIARREELPSGTRTLYTAVVGG; via the coding sequence ATGGCGATCTCCCCCACGGGCGTCCGGCCCGAACCTGGCTCCTTCCGCGACCCGGCCAACCGGGTCTTCCACCTCGGCGACGACGTGCTGCGCGGGCTCGACGCGCAGGCGGCCGAGCAGTGGCGGGCGCTGGCCGGCACGGACTTCTTTCCCGCCCTGCTCGCCGAGGGCAAGGTCTGCGGCACCGAAGCCCTCGACCCGGCACGGGTGCCCGACGGCCTGCCCTGGGCCGCCGTGCTGCGGCACGAGCGCATCCCGTTCGTCTCCCACCCGTACGAGTGGTCCTTCGGCATGCTGCGCGACGCGGCGCTGCTGCACCTGGAGATCCTCCGGGCGGCGCTGCCCGCCGGGTTCACCACCAAGGACGGGTCGGCGTACAACCTCCAGTGGCGGGGCAGCGAACCGGTCTTCATCGACGTCGGCTCCTTCGAGCCGGTGCGCGACGGCGAACCCTGGGCCGGGTACCGCCAGTTCTGTCAGACGCTGCTCTACCCGCTGCTCCTCACCGCGCACCTCGGCGTGGACTTCCAACCGTGGCTGCGGGCCCGGGTGGACGGGATCGAGGCCGACCAGCTCCGGCCGCTCTTCCGCGGCGTCCGGCGGCTGCTGCCCGGCGTACCGACCCACGTGCACCTGCACGGGGCGATGCAGAGCCGGCACGCCGCCGCCACCACGACCGACGTCCGCGCCCAACTGCGGGCCGCCGGCTACTCCCGCGAGCTGGCGCTGGCCACCGTACGGGGCATCGAGAAGCTGGTCCGCCGGCTCGACCGGGCCCCCGCGGCCAGCCACTGGGCCGACTACCAGCGCACCTGCGGCTACTCCGCGCAGGACCGGGCCGGCAAGGAACGGTTCGTCACCGCCGCGCTGACCGCCGGCACCCGGCCCCGCCTGGTGCTGGACCTGGGAGCCAACGACGGCCGGTACGCCCGCCTCGCCGCCCGGCACGCCGACCACGTGGTCGCCGTCGAGCAGGACCCGGCCGTGGTCGACACGCTCTATCGGGCGCTGCGCGCCGAGGGGGAGCGCCGCGTCCTGCCGCTCGTGATGGATCTCGCCGACCCGTCGCCCGGCGGCGGCTGGCGGGGCGTCGAGCGGGCCTCCTTCGCCGACCGGGCCGCCGCCGACGTGGTGCTCGCCCTCGCCGTCGTGCACCACCTGGCGATCGGCCGCAACGTGCCGCTGCCCGAGGTGGTGGCCTGGCTCGCCGGCCTCGGCGCACCCGGCGCGCGGGTCGTGGTGGAGTTCGTCCACCCGGATGACCCGATGGCCCGGCGGCTGCTGGCCAACAAGCCCGACGGGCTCTTCCCCGACTACCGGCGGGAGGAGTTCGAGCGGCTGCTGGCGGCGCGCTGCCGGATCGCGCGGCGCGAGGAGCTGCCGTCGGGGACCCGGACGCTCTACACGGCGGTCGTGGGTGGCTGA
- a CDS encoding VOC family protein — translation MTLRFDFISLLVTDMARTLDFYRRLGLEIPPGAESEQHVEATLTDGVRIAWDTVEMVRSFSPEWTPPTGSPRMSLAFRCAEPAEVDRRYAELTEAGFHGELKPWDAFWGQRYASLLDPEGNGVDLYAPLTQA, via the coding sequence ATGACCCTCCGATTCGACTTCATCAGCCTGCTCGTCACCGACATGGCCCGCACCCTGGACTTCTACCGCCGGCTCGGGTTGGAGATCCCGCCCGGCGCCGAGTCGGAACAGCACGTCGAGGCGACCCTGACCGACGGCGTCCGGATCGCCTGGGACACCGTGGAGATGGTCCGCTCGTTCAGCCCGGAGTGGACGCCGCCCACCGGCAGCCCCCGGATGAGCCTCGCCTTCCGCTGCGCCGAGCCGGCCGAGGTCGACCGCCGGTACGCCGAACTGACCGAGGCCGGTTTCCATGGCGAGCTCAAGCCCTGGGACGCCTTCTGGGGTCAGCGGTACGCGTCGCTGCTGGACCCCGAGGGCAACGGCGTGGACCTGTACGCGCCGCTGACGCAGGCGTGA
- a CDS encoding helix-turn-helix domain-containing protein, with amino-acid sequence MYRERPAGVAGAVLWTSTAPAGGRTTRVLPDGCVDLLWSSAAGLLVAGPDRTAFLSVGVAGERWVGLRMPPGVGPAVLGVPADELRDSRVPLAALWGDRAVAGLGERVAADPAAALPALAARRLGAAGGPDRLGARVAAAAAAGVPVAAIAAEVDLDPRALHRHSRRLFGYGPKTLARILRMRRALALARAGTPLAEVAAVCGYADQAHLTRDVRDFAGVPPTALLAA; translated from the coding sequence ATGTACCGGGAGCGTCCCGCCGGCGTGGCCGGCGCCGTGCTCTGGACCAGCACCGCTCCGGCCGGTGGCCGGACGACCCGGGTGCTCCCCGACGGCTGCGTCGACCTGCTCTGGTCGAGTGCGGCCGGGCTGCTGGTCGCTGGCCCCGACCGGACGGCGTTCCTGAGCGTCGGCGTGGCGGGCGAGCGGTGGGTGGGGCTGCGGATGCCCCCCGGCGTCGGCCCCGCGGTGCTCGGCGTGCCCGCCGACGAGCTGCGGGACAGCCGGGTGCCGCTGGCCGCGCTCTGGGGCGACCGGGCGGTGGCCGGGCTCGGCGAGCGCGTCGCGGCCGACCCGGCGGCGGCGCTGCCGGCGCTCGCCGCGCGGCGACTGGGCGCGGCCGGCGGGCCGGACCGGCTCGGCGCCCGGGTCGCCGCCGCGGCGGCCGCCGGTGTTCCGGTGGCCGCCATCGCCGCCGAGGTCGACCTGGACCCGCGCGCCCTGCACCGGCACAGCCGGCGCCTGTTCGGCTACGGCCCGAAGACGCTCGCCCGGATCCTGCGGATGCGCCGGGCGCTGGCTCTGGCCCGGGCCGGCACGCCGCTCGCCGAGGTCGCCGCCGTGTGCGGCTACGCCGACCAGGCGCACCTCACCCGCGACGTGCGGGACTTCGCCGGGGTGCCGCCGACCGCCCTGCTGGCGGCCTGA
- a CDS encoding arginase family protein: protein MRWVVVDAPLDSSGRGRGEQRAPAALRDAGLLAATGADDGGEIDAWMRDPTRDPESGLIGAAAVRRAGAAIAARVGELLAAGRRPLVLGGDCAILPGICGALPPATELWFVDGHPDFYDGVTSETGEGADMDLSVVTGHGPAAAVGVDGPLLDPARVHLLGHRPATEESSRREAARIDPRIHQLPAAELRRRGPGATGAALAGGGDGPAWLHLDLDAVDPRDLPAVTYPEPDGLRWPDLVDLVTPLARAGRLLGMSVTDLNSDEDPDGRHARRVVEVLAEVLAP from the coding sequence GTGCGGTGGGTGGTGGTGGACGCGCCGCTGGACTCCTCCGGCCGGGGCCGGGGCGAGCAGCGCGCGCCGGCGGCGCTGCGTGACGCCGGCCTGCTCGCCGCGACGGGGGCCGACGACGGCGGCGAGATCGACGCGTGGATGCGTGACCCGACCCGCGACCCGGAGAGCGGTCTGATCGGCGCTGCGGCGGTACGCCGAGCCGGCGCGGCCATCGCCGCGCGCGTCGGCGAGCTGCTCGCCGCCGGTCGGCGGCCGCTGGTGCTGGGCGGCGACTGCGCCATCCTGCCCGGGATCTGCGGCGCCCTGCCGCCTGCGACCGAGCTGTGGTTCGTCGACGGCCACCCGGACTTCTACGACGGGGTGACCTCGGAGACCGGCGAGGGCGCCGACATGGACCTCAGCGTGGTCACCGGGCACGGCCCGGCCGCCGCCGTGGGTGTCGACGGCCCGCTGCTCGACCCCGCCCGGGTCCACCTGCTCGGCCACCGCCCGGCCACCGAGGAGAGCAGCCGGCGAGAGGCCGCGCGCATCGACCCGCGGATCCATCAGTTGCCCGCCGCCGAGCTGCGCCGGCGCGGGCCGGGCGCGACCGGCGCGGCCCTGGCCGGCGGCGGCGACGGCCCCGCCTGGCTGCATCTCGACCTGGACGCGGTCGATCCCCGCGACCTGCCGGCGGTCACCTATCCGGAGCCGGACGGCCTGCGCTGGCCCGACCTGGTCGACCTGGTCACGCCGCTGGCCCGCGCCGGCCGGCTGCTCGGCATGAGCGTGACGGACCTGAACAGCGACGAGGACCCCGACGGGCGCCACGCGCGGCGCGTCGTCGAGGTCCTCGCCGAGGTGCTGGCTCCCTGA